One part of the Neoarius graeffei isolate fNeoGra1 chromosome 2, fNeoGra1.pri, whole genome shotgun sequence genome encodes these proteins:
- the LOC132882061 gene encoding glutathione S-transferase P-like — protein sequence MPPYTITYFAVRGRCGATRIMLSDQGQEWNEVVINFEDWMKGDLKKTCAFGQLPKFQDGDLVLFQSNAILRHLGRKHGAYGKNDQEASLIDMFNDGVEDLRLKYVKMIYQEYDTGKEAYIKDLPNHLCKFEAVLAKNKSGFLVGDSISFADYSLFEVLLNHQVLCPTCLDSFPALKSFVQKMTSRPKIQVFLNSDAYKNLPINGNGKQ from the exons A TGCCACCCTACACCATCACCTACTTTGCTGTGAGAG GACGATGCGGTGCTACGCGGATCATGCTGTCTGACCAGGGTCAGGAGTGGAACGAAGTTGTGATTAACTTTGAGGACTGGATGAAGGGAGACCTGAAGAAAACCTGC GCTTTTGGACAGTTGCCCAAGTTCCAGGATGGTGACTTGGTTTTGTTTCAGTCAAATGCCATATTGAGGCATTTGGGCCGCAAACATG GTGCATACGGGAAGAATGACCAAGAAGCCTCCCTGATTGACATGTTTAACGATGGAGTTGAAGATCTTCGTCTTAAATACGTGAAAATGATCTACCAGGAATAT GATACTGGCAAAGAGGCATACATCAAGGACCTGCCAAACCACCTCTGTAAGTTTGAGGCTGTTTTGGCGAAGAACAAAAGTGGTTTCCTCGTTGGCGATTCA ATCTCTTTTGCAGACTACAGTCTATTTGAGGTGTTGCTGAACCACCAGGTGCTCTGCCCCACCTGTCTGGACTCCTTCCCTGCCCTGAAAAGCTTTGTGCAGAAGATGACCAGCCGCCCCAaaatccaggttttcctcaattCTGATGCCTACAAGAACCTGCCGATCAATGGCAATGGCAAGCAGTGA
- the sowahab gene encoding ankyrin repeat domain-containing protein SOWAHB, with translation MALTQDGVLLFLMVRGGKVKNTELVSAFMAHISCSELEERKRNRDLFKSFVNNVAVVKQVHDVKYVVVKKKYQEMISISSSPPSSTTLSRCGSCSITSADVLNNNSWFCTNPHRCYINTSQDFISKQQLQTGSTAITPVTPSGQDEALTSLVLNVANNTRKSKLGAVFAVVAIKPLPCSHSEKIKLNHSVEIPPEQELIKTIETGKTLPYLNHKADLNKSPRIKRRQTVRSSSPAPKRGSKVVNASLGAKDSCSIRLEPREHEWLVKSATGCWNQLYNLLVQDVHLTEKRNFISGFTALHWAAKHGNSKMVRRILDVGKKVDVNIKSHDGYTALHVAAIHSHESVLHLLVREYGANCNIRDNSGRKAYQYLRKDLSAEVKELLGDPAVSCQVTEHACSDEQHVSDLFKNLNTFGKLFQASVRRRKKSRPRSSFEQEETKNDCTFDHKHK, from the coding sequence ATGGCACTAACTCAGGATGGCGTTTTGTTGTTTTTGATGGTGCGTGGCGGAAAAGTGAAGAACACGGAGCTCGTGAGCGCATTCATGGCGCACATCAGCTGCAGTGAGCTGGAGGAAAGAAAACGCAACAGGGATCTGTTTAAGAGTTTCGTCAACAATGTGGCTGTCGTGAAACAGGTCCATGACGTCAAATATGTCGTTGTGAAGAAGAAATACCAAGAGATGATCTCcatatcatcatcaccaccatcatccacAACACTATCCAGATGTGGGTCTTGCTCCATAACCAGTGCAGATGTTTTAAATAACAATTCCTGGTTTTGCACAAATCCACATCGCTGCTACATTAACACTTCTCAAGATTTCATCTCCAAACAACAGCTTCAAACTGGATCAACTGCGATTACTCCAGTCACTCCATCCGGCCAGGACGAAGCGTTGACCTCTCTTGTCCTGAATGTAGCTAATAATACCAGAAAGAGCAAACTGGGGGCTGTTTTTGCTGTTGTGGCAATAAAACCACTGCCTTGTTCACACTCTGAGAAGATAAAACTCAACCACAGTGTCGAGATTCCACCAGAGCAGGAGTTAATCAAAACTATAGAAACTGGAAAGACTCTGCCCTACCTGAACCACAAAGCTGATCTCAACAAATCACCAAGAATCAAAAGGAGACAGACGGTGAGGTCAAGTTCACCAGCACCAAAAAGAGGAAGCAAAGTTGTTAACGCAAGTTTGGGTGCCAAGGACTCATGTTCGATCCGTCTGGAGCCACGAGAACACGAGTGGCTTGTAAAGTCAGCGACAGGGTGCTGGAATCAACTCTACAACCTCCTGGTGCAGGACGTCCACCTGACAGagaagagaaacttcatatctGGCTTTACAGCTCTTCACTGGGCTGCTAAACATGGAAACAGCAAAATGGTGCGCCGGATCCTTGACGTTGGCAAAAAAGTTGATGTGAACATCAAGAGCCATGATGGTTACACAGCTCTGCATGTCGCTGCCATTCACAGCCATGAATCAGTCTTACATTTACTGGTGCGCGAATATGGTGCTAACTGTAACATACGGGATAACAGTGGCAGAAAGGCATATCAGTACTTGCGCAAAGATCTGTCGGCTGAAGTGAAAGAGCTGCTCGGAGACCCTGCCGTGTCGTGTCAGGTCACAGAACACGCCTGCTCAGatgagcaacatgtttcagatttGTTTAAAAACCTCAACACATTCGGTAAACTATTTCAAGCCAGTGTGAGACGCAGAAAGAAATCCAGACCTCGATCAAGCTTCGAACAGGAAGAAACCAAGAACGACTGCACCTTCGACCACAAACACAAATAA